A genome region from Schistocerca nitens isolate TAMUIC-IGC-003100 chromosome 4, iqSchNite1.1, whole genome shotgun sequence includes the following:
- the LOC126253682 gene encoding uncharacterized protein LOC126253682, with protein sequence MPYRCCVPNCRGNYDGGPKVTVFKFPEDEATRKKWLSRIRRHNFTPSSSSRVCHVHFHKDDVIWETQIVDERTGQLLRAPLLKPRLRPHAVPSLLPNCPSYLSKEESRREGPEEKKQRLENEQLAAALQYSLASQKDYENTFSFSSLEELMLRTKEVDLPNEWSVIEKHSDFVCFLKIIRNPAPLITHSVVIDSNLNVSLFKKDVQIKTLGKRSFPVIVTNIHEIVSVLQEFSDTDCGHSETSIDSIVEIVKDSLGVLKDSLQESEKEMVDFIYEQVSLINVKKFNHRFSSTFMILCCLLFSISSHAYNFLRSSSLMKMPHPSTLRRVCSKFNVNPSHERLGGSNFLSYARQKFQYLNSNDVNVVLSVDEIHLNSYLEYKGGSVLGMSYNSECAANSAFVFMLQSVKSLYRDVVHILPVKTISSNALYDVLLAIINGLELIGYRVFCVVTDNNKINSKTMSMFSLDKAVNIVFKHPSDPNRPLFFLIDAVHIVKCIRNVWLNQKNDGKDMFYPQFPVRKEVEENKFSVASFKTLKQIYDIDSSSLVKYCHTLSLKSLCPTSLEKQSMKLVLQIFNRHVSEGLEVASDKFDLRHAPSTAEYIRIITKWFDVMNVKSVFKGKHKQNPYMDPLTTDSVSMQFLLDFLDWLDVWKAKGLSSGFLTKETFFAIQHTTYAVVEIARYCTEELGMSYLLTAKLQTDVLERRFGKYRQLAGSQYNVSVTQVYEAEKKLRIQSVMPFVLCSPSYGNITVGAIKNFMFSEVEETDTLDIEVSVTQDDVLSVKDIATSLTFIAGYCAHAVIKKLKCESCLNEIVIEKELPINEHFSLIQRLDHGGLKYPSDTILNMIVYTYIVISKLLKEHEEIFLPVRINVLLPVQ encoded by the exons ATGCCGTATCGTTGTTGTGTGCCGAATTGTAGAGGAAATTACGACGGTGGACCAAAAGTAACCGTGTTTAAATTTCCGGAGGATGAAGCAACGAGGAAGAAATGGTTGTCACGTATTCGCAGACATAACTTCACTCCTTCTTCAAGTTCAAGa gtatgtcatgttcacttccacaaggatgatgttatttgggaaacacaaattgtggatgaaaggactggtcagttattaagagccccccttctcaaaccacgtttgagaccacatgcagttccatcactactcccaaactgtccttcctacctttcaaaggaagaaagtagacgtgaagggccagaggagaaaaagcaaaggcttgaaaatgagcagttagctgcagcgttacaatatagtttagcatcacagaaggactatgaaaacactttcagcttcagttctttagaagagttgatgttgcgtacgaaggaagtggatttgcccaacgagtggagtgtgatcgaaaaacacagtgattttgtttgttttttaaagataataagaaatccagcaccattaatcacacattctgtcgttatagatagtaatttaaatgtttcattgtttaagaaagatgtacaaattaagacattaggaaaaagatcttttcctgtaattgtaaccaatatccatgaaattgtcagtgtactgcaggagttttcagacacagattgtgggcactcagaaacttctatagatagtattgtagagatagtgaaagacagtctaggagtgctgaaagacagtttacaggagagtgaaaaggagatggtagactttatatatgaacaagttagtctcataaatgtaaagaaatttaatcataggtttagttctacatttatgatactgtgttgtttgctattttccatttcatctcatgcttacaattttttacgtagcagctcattaatgaaaatgccacatccaagcactctgcgtagggtctgcagcaaatttaatgtgaatccatctcacgaaaggcttgggggaagtaatttcctgtcctatgcaagacagaaatttcaatacttgaacagcaatgatgtcaatgttgttttgagtgtagatgaaattcatctaaattcttatttggaatataaaggaggtagtgttttgggcatgtcatataactcggaatgtgctgcaaattcagcatttgtatttatgttgcagagtgtcaagtctttgtacagggatgttgttcacattttaccggtgaaaaccatttcatctaatgcattatacgatgtgctactggccataataaatggccttgaactaataggctatagggttttttgtgtggtaactgacaacaacaaaatcaatagcaaaaccatgtcaatgttttctctggataaagctgttaatatagtttttaaacatccatctgatcctaatcgcccacttttctttttaattgatgccgtacacattgttaaatgcataagaaatgtgtggctgaaccaaaaaaatgatggtaaagatatgttttatcctcagtttccagttagaaaagaagtggaagaaaataagttttctgtagcttcttttaaaacactgaaacagatttatgacatagattccagttctttagtaaaatattgtcacacattgtctctcaaatcactttgccctacatcattagaaaaacagagcatgaaactagtgctgcagatattcaatcgacatgtgtcagagggccttgaggtagctagtgataaatttgatttgagacatgcaccatcaacagcagaatacattcgaataataacaaaatggtttgatgtcatgaatgtgaaatcagtgtttaaagggaaacacaaacagaatccttatatggatccgttgacaactgatagcgtttctatgcaatttttgctagattttctagactggcttgatgtgtggaaagcaaagggtttgtcaagtgggtttctcacaaaagaaacattttttgctattcagcatacaacatatgccgtggtagagattgctcgatactgtactgaagagctaggtatgagctatttactgacagccaagctacaaacagatgtgcttgagcggcgttttggaaagtatagacagcttgcaggttcccaatacaatgtttcagtgacacaagtctatgaagcagaaaagaagcttcgaattcaaagtgtaatgccttttgttttatgttctccttcctatggcaatatcacagtaggggccataaaaaattttatgttttctgaagttgaagaaacagacacattagacatagaagtcagtgtaactcaagacgatgttctttcagtgaaagatattgcaacgtctttaactttcattgcaggctactgtgctcatgcagtgattaagaagctgaaatgtgagagttgccttaatgaaattgtgattgaaaaggagttgccaataaacgaacattttagtttgatacagagacttgatcatggaggactaaaatacccatcagacactattttaaatatgattgtctacacttatattgtcatcagcaaacttctcaaagaacatgaagagattttcttgcctgtacgaatcaacgtgctattgcctgtgcagtag